One genomic region from Pseudorca crassidens isolate mPseCra1 chromosome 11, mPseCra1.hap1, whole genome shotgun sequence encodes:
- the KCNA5 gene encoding potassium voltage-gated channel subfamily A member 5, whose product MEIALVPPGNGGAMTVRGGEEVRATGGELRCSPTAALSDGLKEPAPRDRGGAERGADPGGRPVPPVPQELPRARRLPPEDEEGQGDPALGVAEDQVLGSGSLHHQRILINISGLRFETQLGTLAQFPDTLLGDPAKRLRYFDPLRNEYFFDRNRPSFDGILYYYQSGGRLRRPVNVSLDVFTDEIRFYQLGDEAMERFREDEGFIKEEEKPLPRNEFQRQVWLIFEYPESSGSARGIAIVSVLVILISIITFCLETLPEFRDERELLRHPPVPHQPPEPHRGANGSGEAAPPSGPTAAPLLPRTLADPFFIVETTCVIWFTFELLVRFFACPSKAEFSRNIMNIIDVVAIFPYFITLGTELVQQQPAGGGGQNGQQAMSLAILRVIRLVRVFRIFKLSRHSKGLQILGKTLQASMRELGLLIFFLFIGVILFSSAVYFAEADNQETHFSSIPDAFWWAVVTMTTVGYGDMRPVTVGGKIVGSLCAIAGVLTIALPVPVIVSNFNYFYHRETDHDEQAALKEEQSSQSTGAGPAGGGQRKASWSKASLCKAAGPLENADGSRRGSCPLEKCNLKAKSNVDLRRSLYALCLDTSRETDL is encoded by the coding sequence aggggaggagaggaggtccGGGCCACAGGGGGAGAGCTCCGCTGCTCCCCGACGGCTGCGCTCAGCGATGGACTCAAGGAGCCAGCGCCAAGGGACCGCGGCGGCGCCGAGAGGGGCGCGGACCCGGGAGGCCGGCCGGTGCCACCGGTGCCCCAGGAGCTGCCCCGAGCTAGACGGCTGCCTCCGGAGGACGAGGAGGGACAAGGCGACCCCGCTCTGGGCGTGGCGGAGGACCAGGTGCTGGGCTCGGGGTCCCTCCATCACCAGCGCATCCTCATCAACATCTCTGGGCTGCGCTTCGAGACGCAGCTGGGCACCCTGGCGCAGTTCCCCGACACGCTCCTGGGAGACCCCGCCAAGCGCCTGCGCTACTTTGACCCCCTGAGGAACGAGTACTTCTTCGACCGCAACCGGCCCAGCTTCGACGGCATCCTCTACTACTACCAGTCGGGGGGCCGGCTGCGGAGGCCGGTCAACGTCTCCCTGGACGTGTTCACAGATGAGATCCGCTTCTACCAGTTGGGGGACGAGGCCATGGAGCGCTTCCGAGAGGACGAGGGCTTCATCAAGGAGGAGGAGAAGCCCCTGCCCCGCAACGAGTTCCAGCGCCAAGTGTGGCTGATTTTCGAGTACCCCGAGAGCTCGGGTTCCGCACGGGGCATCGCCATCGTCTCGGTCCTGGTCATCCTCATCTCCATCATCACCTTCTGCTTGGAGACCCTGCCTGAGTTCAGGGATGAACGGGAGCTGCTGCGCCATCCCCCGGTGCCCCACCAGCCCCCTGAGCCCCACAGGGGGGCCAATGGCAGCGGGGAGGCAGCGCCTCCCTCTGGCCCGACGGCGGCACCTCTCCTGCCCAGGACCCTGGCTGACCCCTTCTTCATCGTGGAGACCACGTGTGTCATCTGGTTCACGTTCGAGCTGCTGGTGCGCTTCTTCGCCTGCCCCAGCAAGGCCGAGTTCTCGCGAAACATCATGAACATCATTGACGTGGTGGCCATCTTCCCCTACTTCATCACCCTGGGCACCGAGCTGGTGCAGCAGCAGCCGGCGGGAGGCGGCGGCCAGAACGGGCAGCAGGCCATGTCCCTGGCCATCCTCAGAGTGATCCGCCTGGTCCGGGTGTTCCGCATCTTCAAGCTGTCCCGCCACTCCAAGGGGCTGCAGATCCTGGGCAAGACCCTGCAGGCGTCCATGCGGGAGCTGGGTCTGCTCATCTTCTTCCTGTTCATCGGGGTCATCCTCTTCTCCAGCGCCGTCTACTTCGCAGAGGCCGACAACCAGGAGACCCACTTCTCCAGCATCCCGGATGCCTTCTGGTGGGCAGTCGTCACCATGACCACGGTGGGCTACGGGGACATGAGGCCTGTCACCGTGGGGGGCAAGATCGTGGGCTCGCTGTGTGCCATCGCCGGGGTCCTCACCATCGCCCTGCCCGTGCCCGTCATCGTCTCCAACTTCAACTACTTCTACCACCGGGAGACGGACCACGACGAGCAGGCAGCCCTTAAGGAAGAGCAGAGCAGCCAGAGCACGGGGGCAGGACCGGCCGGCGGGGGCCAGCGGAAGGCCAGCTGGAGCAAGGCGTCCCTCTGCAAGGCTGCGGGGCCCCTGGAGAATGCGGACGGATCTCGAAGGGGCAGCTGCCCCCTGGAGAAGTGTAACCTCAAGGCCAAGAGCAATGTGGATTTGCGGAGATCCCTGTACGCCCTCTGCCTGGACACCAGCCGGGAAACGGATCTGTAA